The Cyanobacteriota bacterium genome contains the following window.
TAATTTGTGATTAATATCAAGTCCTTCGATAATGCAAGGACTGATGAAGTTTCCTTCCGGCAAATCTCTTTCTTCTAGCAATAAATTACCATCTCGTTTACCGACTTTAATATAACGTTGAATCTCTTGGTAGGCATGCTTGTCTATTACTGGTCCAAGGCTAGTAGCCTCATTAGCTGGATCACCGATGTTGATTGACTTTGCTGCTTCAACAAGACGTTGTTTGAATTCATTATAAATCTCGTCTACTAGAATCAAACGCGAGCAAGCTGAGCATTTTTGCCCGGCAAAAGCAAAGGCTGAATAAAGTATTCCAGGTATCGCTTCATCAGGATCAGCACTCTGGTCAACTATAATTGCATTCTTACCGCCCATCTCGGCTATCATGCGCTTGGTTGGTCTTGCATTATTTGCAATATCATTGAGCTTCATGCCGGTTTTGTTTGAACCAGTAAAGGCAATGATTTTAGTTAGTTTGTGCTCAGCTAAGTAAGAGCCTACGGTTTTACCCTCACCAATAATGAGATTGAATAAACCCTCGCTGTAATGAGGAGCTAGTTTTTCTAGTGACTCATTAAGCAGTTTGATAAATTCATGAGCGACAATTGAGCTTCTTTCTGAAGGTTTGACTATTACTGAATTGCCCATCACTAGTGCGCCGCAGCTCATTCCTGCCATTATGGCAAGTGGGAAATTCCATGGTGAGATTACGAGTGCAATACCCTGAGCTTGGTAGTGATTAGTATTTTTTTCGCCAGGTTTAGAGTTGAGCTTGCTAGTGGCATGAAGTTCAAGAGCTTGATCTGCATAGTAATTCAAGAAGTCAATCGCTTCAGAGGTCTCTCTGTCTGCTTCTTGCCAAGGCTTAAAAACCTCAAGGCAAAGTAGAGCATTAAATCTATGCCTTTGTTTTTCTAGTTCTTGAGCGCAATGTTTGAGAACGGCTGTTCTAAGCTCTGGTTTCACTTGAGACCACTTGAGATAGGCACTCTCTGCTTGTTTGATTGTTCGGTCACAATCATTAAGGTTGGATTTGTATAGTTCGATGTTTGAGATTTCTTGCTTTACTTTTTTAATTGCGAGTTCCATTTTTTGGCGATTGATTTTTTGCGAGAAGTCGGTATTGGCTATATTGTCAAAATTGTGATCGGAGCCCTTTTCTCTATTCTCTATTTGCTTTGCCCGTGGATCTTGAATCAATTTATCAACATCGGCTTTGTCTAAAAATCCCTGCTTGAGAAAAGAATCATTAGCCGTGTTTTCTAGTAGGCGCCTAACTAGGTATGACATCCCTGGAATGAGCTCACCATAAGGCATATAGACTCGACATTCGTAGCCTTGCTTCACCAGGTATTCTTTGATCGGATCGAGCATACCATAGAGCATTTGAAATTCATATTGAGATTTATCAAGCCCTATCTTTTCTGCATAATTGATCGCAACCGATAGTGATCTAATGTTGTGCGAGGCAATAGCAGGTCTAAGTAGCTTATGGTTATCTAGTAAGACTTTGGTGAGATTTTCATAATTGATATCAGACTCATGTTTTTGCTGATAGACAGGAACTTCAAAGCCATTTTGCAAAGCCAGTGCTCTTTCTGAATCCCAGTAAGCACCTTTCACAAGACGTACTGTGATGGGAGTGCCGCGTTTGCGTGACCAATTGAGCCAAGTATTGAGATCTTCAGCACTTTCTTTAAGGTAGGCTTGAAGTACAATGCCAGCATCATCCCAGTTTCTAAACTCCTCTTCCATAAGAAGTTCTTGTACTATTTCATAGGTCATTTCTTTCCATGCATAGTGCTCTGTATCTACGTTGATTAGACAGTTTTGTTTAATTGCAGTTCTGTAAATCTCTCTAAGTAAGTTTTTGAGCTTGGTTTTTTTGCCTTGATAATCTAGTTGATTGGTTTGCGGGATAAGTGCTGAGAGTTTGACTGAAATATTAGTTTCCGTAAGGTGCTCGATTAGATTGAGGTAATCCTTGTAATAATGATCAGCTTCTTTTTGGCTAAGTGCGAGTTCACCAAGTATATCGATACTGCAGCTAAGTCCTTTGCTTGTAAGTTGGCGGATGCTTTTTCTGGCTTCATCAATATTGCTGCC
Protein-coding sequences here:
- a CDS encoding proline dehydrogenase family protein: MHSSTEQIAKELFKYIKAQNSGLNMFKLRNIKDLLLKLSIAQPKIKQSLFHFIDVLPVLKSSKQKAQFFTEYVAPYLPSFIHQSQIFSQGLELGSKLAISIMAKSFICGSNIDEARKSIRQLTSKGLSCSIDILGELALSQKEADHYYKDYLNLIEHLTETNISVKLSALIPQTNQLDYQGKKTKLKNLLREIYRTAIKQNCLINVDTEHYAWKEMTYEIVQELLMEEEFRNWDDAGIVLQAYLKESAEDLNTWLNWSRKRGTPITVRLVKGAYWDSERALALQNGFEVPVYQQKHESDINYENLTKVLLDNHKLLRPAIASHNIRSLSVAINYAEKIGLDKSQYEFQMLYGMLDPIKEYLVKQGYECRVYMPYGELIPGMSYLVRRLLENTANDSFLKQGFLDKADVDKLIQDPRAKQIENREKGSDHNFDNIANTDFSQKINRQKMELAIKKVKQEISNIELYKSNLNDCDRTIKQAESAYLKWSQVKPELRTAVLKHCAQELEKQRHRFNALLCLEVFKPWQEADRETSEAIDFLNYYADQALELHATSKLNSKPGEKNTNHYQAQGIALVISPWNFPLAIMAGMSCGALVMGNSVIVKPSERSSIVAHEFIKLLNESLEKLAPHYSEGLFNLIIGEGKTVGSYLAEHKLTKIIAFTGSNKTGMKLNDIANNARPTKRMIAEMGGKNAIIVDQSADPDEAIPGILYSAFAFAGQKCSACSRLILVDEIYNEFKQRLVEAAKSINIGDPANEATSLGPVIDKHAYQEIQRYIKVGKRDGNLLLEERDLPEGNFISPCIIEGLDINHKLVQEEVFGPVLVLLRAKNLDHAIELANNSDFGLTGGLYSRSPNNIKKVTREMQVGNFYINRPCTGAVVSRQAFGGIKESSIGLKAGGPNYLLQFIHEKTISENTMRRGFVAD